A genomic segment from Coccinella septempunctata chromosome 3, icCocSept1.1, whole genome shotgun sequence encodes:
- the LOC123309379 gene encoding teneurin-a isoform X6, whose amino-acid sequence MDSYGTRPPPLPRRVRNIYAEPFSHETRLGTAGIQQTQLSQQIGTGTSSVSGTGTLQSSHQQAPLVMPVFPLRPAPTSASTHYSPYSPSRFNIDKRCQHRCTWKCLSIGLILLAVVLTAMLAYFAAVNSMKPNMDSSNCILVQDVKDVTHDHMTQGSVSTQMPTEESLPTSTAEHFSASTQYNSLQPPQQRNSQPQTQWPPLPILEERELDTLHMATIPPYQFWNSEFRNKQPAFIRFNFTLPWGANFAVYGRRNVAPSVTQYDFVKFIKGGRIDHRLRKRDATTDDTTSFKAPYESRKSRKTDVLDSISSSYEGTRKILADSEPPKGPFYVPHSIKWSFDDNGSTDLPHPTIDLGVDIDEHVISKRETEHSDTNMVNISLLQYLDTGRWFLSVYNDELQAHTVSMVISEAEGVSTTCPNDCSGRGSCYLGKCDCIDGFQGIDCSKSICPVLCSGHGQYGGGLCHCEQGWKGPECDIPETDCRIADCTGHGQCVKGSCHCRPGWKGEACDEPDCEDPTCSEHGACVHGQCYCKAGWKGPRCDVIDEQVHKCLPTCSEHGVYDLESAKCICNRHWTGPDCSQALCNLDCGPHGRCDSGKCRCEAGWTGTRCDQLPCDPRCQEHGGCRNGTCVCSQGWNGRHCTLPGCENGCSGHGQCTLEDGMYKCVCIQGWAGSDCSIALEMSCNDDIDNDHDGMTDCSDSECCSHESCADHIMCLSNNDPVEVLLRKQPPSVTASFYQRVKFLIEENSVQSYAHMDEYTESRVAVMRGQVVTPQGLGIVGIRVSVDRESRLGFTLTRQGGWFDVLVNGGGAVTLQFQRSPFKPLTRTVFVPWNQIVILAPVHMQLNDDSDISNLHTSFLARNPAINFPGVSRSLFGPNGEVIETCQDHDPFVLSPIITSTWMPEVVGGVPGRSVIFAETQIVQESIPIPGSDLHLMYQSSQASGYLSSIYMKLTGSSIPETLTHVHVRVEVEGSLHVKTYEADPNLIHTFAWNKRNVYKQKVYGIVLAKVSVGYEHSTCPDLVWETQTASLKGFDVDISDIGGWSLDIHHHYNFHEGILQKGDGTTLHFKQYPRTVQVVMGTGLQRPLDCPGRCDGPAKDSKLLTPGSLTSGHDGSIYVGDFNYVRRITPEGNVYTVLQLSATQVAYQYFLTISPADGHLYVSDPEKHQILRVLSLEQVQDPSINSEPVVGNGERCIPGDDSQCGDRGLAKNARLAHPKGIAIAADKTMYIADGTNIRAVDPNGIIHTLIGNHDHHNHWSPIPCRGAIPASQTQLQWPTGLALSPLDGSLHFFDDRLVLKLTADMKVKVVAGTPLHCHKEDNLTRVNNENILGTVLALAFSPLGELYIAEADTHKVNYIRVIDSAGKLTHFAGKVQDKERNNCECASNLTTVSPSRSTHDPVLPCLCSSVDELTSNAETLLSSNAKFQAISALTVSPDGVLNVADQGSLHILALQHYLPQHDENGEFRIPFPPSGEIYVFNRYGQHVATKDLASDKTRYSFLYSKNTSFGKLSTVTDSSGNKIQFLRDYSNMVSSIENTQDHKSELKISGVGYLVKLSERGRSEIELDYDMNSGLLTSRSGGGETFIYHYDWMGRVTNVILPSGETLELSSEISDNKEGFEVRISKPHSKLTIIDEANKGVILQNGESIITAQKFINSSLYAMSSWGSQVQVSALAKHPLLEASLPVEAEMLPVWSQQSVSSGEDITNNMLLKFSLVGDVRNPQQTLCKEIFVNNSKVLGIEFDQFTSKETFYDHDKMPILTISYDPSGLPLSYRPHNGADSVNISYDHFNRIDSWKWGISELKYSYDRHGLLSEITSSLDGTQTFTYNSWNLLSKITLASQRSFSLSYDEDGRLRHVVLPSGTRHSFSLQPSIGFLRATYTPPDSSRFYLQHFTHSGQILQTVFPGDGARVVYRYHNDGKLKEVIYGDGKVVYHYSEITGLPSQVSHIENDLEYRWDFQYVRGLLMEERIDFSAKTALSNAKFTYDYDNNFRLVSVQGRIGGQNLPPHILAYNSKTGGLQNVGPFTVNKSKPNETLVFDKKATFSRHINSRFLETQVSLTFHGMEVFRMEFSHDMHGRISQTRTYTRNVGVNSYTNVKNYTWDCDGQLLGVEAQEPWGFRYDDNGNMLSLTYRGNIIPMEYNSLDRIIKFGEGQYKYDNRGLVIQNAREEKFHYNSKGLLIRATKRGRFDVKYFYDHLDRLSARKDNYGNVTQFFYLNPERPREVNQIYSPRDGKLMSLVYDDRGHLIYAQFYRHKYYVATDQCGTPVMIFNQYGEGIREIMRSPYGHIVYDSNPYLYLPIDFCGGLLDQVTSLVHMPNGKVYDPLIGQWMSPLWENVLERVSTPTLLHLYRFNGNDPINMGIDRNRPSNHMEWFNKLGYDLKSLAPQLFPDDLTGGKLPPLLTNPSTFWNPSKESLISSIQLTSTDIQSGFLAHLNTRKMNTAEEQASPTKSALKSDVMDLKLTKIGAASEPPFGKGILVSRTSDNQAVVSSVPAANAIYRDVYTSVFNRSFLLPFSFVVHNAQQDAFYFVKEEIWKASDDKGQLKRLQGQVNTTFHESSKENGSGNNYFDVKIHGANAVVNLRYGTTIEKEKQRLLHHAKLSAIRKAWHREKELLKAGFTGSVEWTANEIEEIMKIGYLTNYEGNYIHDVQLYPELAEDPYNIRFTKKQGDSSKKRRKKRETKKKLCHDKWWFSWRGGEC is encoded by the exons ACTTGGCACCGCCGGCATTCAACAGACTCAGCTGTCGCAGCAAATTGGTACCGGGACGAGTTCCGTAAGTGGTACCGGGACTCTACAGAGTTCTCATCAGCAGGCTCCTCTGGTTATGCCAGTCTTTCCTCTGAGGCCCGCTCCAACTTCAGCATCGACTCATTATTCACCATATTCCCCGTCCAGATTCAATATCGACAAACGTTGTCAACACAGATGCACCTGGAAATGCCTCAGTATCGGCCTTATATTATTGGCAGTAGTTTTAACTGCAATGCTAGCTTATTTTGCAG CCGTAAATTCGATGAAGCCAAACATGGATTCGTCGAATTGCATTCTAGTCCAAGATGTCAAGGACGTAACGCACGATCACATGACCCAAGGATCGGTTTCCACTCAGATGCCAACAGAGG AATCACTACCAACGAGCACAGCAGAACATTTCAGTGCCTCCACGCAATATAATTCGCTGCAACCACCTCAACAGCGCAACAGTCAGCCACAGACTCAATGGCCGCCGCTTCCAATTCTAGAGGAAAGAGAGCTGGACACCCTCCACATGGCCACGATACCGCCCTACCAATTCTGGAACTCAGAATTCCGAAATAAACAACCAGCTTTCATCAGGTTCAACTTTACACTGCCCTGGGGTGCCAATTTCGCTGTTTACGGGAGGAGAAATGTAGCCCCGAGCGTGACGCAATACGATTTCGTTAAATTTATCAAGGGCGGAAGAATCGATCATCGTTTACGTAAAAGAGACGCGACTACGGACGATACAACAAGTTTCAAAGCGCCCTACGAGAGTCGGAAAAGTCGAAAAACTGATGTTTTGGATAGCATTTCTAGTTCGTACGAAGGGACTAGAAAGATATTGGCCGACTCGGAACCCCCAAAGGGTCCTTTCTACGTTCCTCATAGTATCAAGTGGAGCTTCGACGACAATGGATCGACTGATCTTCCCCATCCCACAATCGATTTAGGTGTAGACATCGATGAGCATGTGATATCTAAACGGGAAACTGAACATTCGGACACTAATATGGTCAACATTAGTTTATTACAATACTTAGATACTGGACGGTGGTTTTTATCGGTTTATAACGATGAATTACAAGCGCACACAGTGTCGATGGTCATTTCGGAGGCCGAAGGTGTTAGTACTACTTGCCCTAACGATTGCTCTGGTCGAGGATCATGCTACCTTGGAAAATGTGACTGCATCGATGGTTTCCAAGGCATTGACTGTTCCAAGA GTATATGTCCAGTTTTGTGTTCTGGCCACGGTCAATACGGTGGAGGTCTCTGTCACTGTGAACAAGGCTGGAAAGGACCAGAATGCGACATTCCAGAGACAGACTGCAGGATTGCCGATTGTACGGGACACGGTCAATGCGTAAAAGGATCTTGTCATTGCAGACCTGGATGGAAAGGAGAAGCTTGCGATGAACCAGACTGCGAAGATCCCACATGCTCAGAACATGGCGCTTGTGTTCATGGACAGTGCTATTGCAAAGCTGGCTGGAAAGGCCCTCGGTGTGACGTCATAGATGAACAAGTGCACAAATGTTTGCCTACTTGCTCAGAACATGGCGTGTACGACTTGGAGAGTGCCAAATGTATATGCAACCGCCATTGGACAGGACCAGATTGTTCTCAAG CACTTTGCAATCTGGATTGCGGGCCTCACGGCAGGTGCGATTCAGGAAAGTGTCGATGTGAGGCTGGTTGGACAGGAACAAGATGCGATCAGTTGCCATGCGATCCGAGATGTCAAGAACATGGTGGATGCAGGAATGGTACTTGCGTTTGCTCCCAAGGATGGAATGGACGACACTGCACACTTC CGGGTTGTGAAAACGGATGTTCCGGCCACGGTCAGTGCACTCTGGAGGACGGAATGTACAAATGCGTCTGCATACAGGGTTGGGCCGGCTCAGATTGCAGCATCGCCTTGGAGATGAGCTGCAATGATGATATTGACAATGATCATG ATGGCATGACGGACTGTTCGGATAGCGAGTGTTGCTCACACGAAAGCTGTGCTGACCACATCATGTGTCTATCCAACAACGATCCAGTGGAAGTTCTACTCAGGAAACAACCACCCTCAGTCACAGCTTCTTTTTACCAAAGAGTAAAATTCCTCATTGAAGAAAATTCTGTTCAGTCGTACGCTCACATGGACGAGTACACAGAAAG CCGTGTAGCAGTAATGAGAGGTCAAGTGGTCACACCTCAAGGACTTGGAATAGTCGGTATTAGGGTCTCTGTCGACAGGGAATCCAGATTGGGATTCACGCTTACACGTCAAGGTGGATG GTTCGACGTATTGGTAAATGGAGGAGGTGCAGTAACTCTACAATTCCAAAGATCTCCTTTCAAACCCCTCACTAGGACAGTATTCGTGCCATGGAATCAGATAGTAATCCTTGCCCCAGTGCATATGCAGCTCAACGACGATTCAGACATATCTAATTTACATACAAG TTTCTTGGCAAGAAATCCAGCCATCAATTTCCCTGGTGTATCCCGCTCACTATTCGGACCAAACGGAGAAGTTATCGAAACATGCCAAGACCACGATCCTTTCGTTCTTTCTCCCATAATAACGAGCACTTGGATGCCAGAAGTTGTGGGCGGCGTACCAGGACGTTCTGTAATCTTCGCTGAAACTCAAATCGTACAAGAATCTATCCCTATTCCAGGATCGGATTTGCACCTGATGTACCAATCTTCACAGGCTAGTGGTTATTTGAGCTCGATATATATGAAGTTGACTGGGTCTTCCATACCAGAAACTTTAACTCACGTTCATGTCAGAGTAGAG GTGGAAGGTTCCCTCCACGTTAAAACATACGAAGCTGATCCAAATCTTATCCATACCTTCGCCTGGAACAAAAGGAATGTGTATAAACAAAAAGTATACGGAATAGTCTTAGCGAAGGTATCGGTGGGTTACGAACACTCAACTTGTCCAGATTTGGTGTGGGAGACACAGACGGCATCTCTAAAAGGATTCGATGTGGACATTTCTGACATAGGTGGATGGAGCTTGGACATTCATCATCACTATAACTTCCACGAAGGAATCCTCCAGAAGGGCGACGGTACAACCTTGCACTTTAAACAATATCCAAGAACGGTTCAAGTTGTCATGGGCACTGGTCTTCAGAGACCACTAGATTGTCCTGGTCGTTGCGATGGACCCGCCAAAGATAGCAAACTGTTGACTCCTGGTTCTCTGACCAGCGGTCATGATGGCAGTATTTACGTTGGTGACTTCAACTATGTCAGGAGAATAACACCTGAAGGAAACGTTTATACCGTGCTTCAGTTGAG TGCCACACAAGTTGCATATCAATATTTCCTCACAATATCTCCAGCTGATGGACATCTCTACGTGTCAGATCCAGAAAAACATCAGATTTTAAGAGTGCTCTCCTTAGAACAAGTACAAGATCCAAGCATAAATAGCGAACCg GTCGTAGGAAATGGAGAACGTTGTATACCTGGGGATGATTCTCAGTGTGGAGATAGAGGATTAGCcaaaaatgcaaggttagccCATCCGAAAGGGATAGCTATAGCGGCTGATAAAACTATGTACATTGCCGATGGAACGAACATCCGAGCTGTCGATCCGAATGGTATAATTCACACCCTGATAGGAAATCATGATCATCACAATCACTGGAGTCCTATTCCTTGTAGAGGAGCCATACCAGCTAGCCAG ACACAGCTGCAATGGCCAACTGGGCTGGCACTCAGTCCTTTGGACGGATCGTTGCACTTTTTCGACGATCGTCTGGTATTAAAATTAACTGCCGACATGAAAGTGAAGGTTGTAGCTGGAACGCCACTACACTGCCACAAAGAAGACAACCTAACCCGCGTAAATAACGAAAACATTTTAGGAACAGTGTTAGCGTTGGCGTTTTCTCCTCTTGGTGAATTGTATATTGCTGAAGCAGATACTCACAAAGTAAACTATATCAGGGTCATTGATTCTGCAGGTAAATTGACGCATTTTGCCGGCAAGGTTCAAGACAAAGAAAGAAATAACTGCGAATGTGCTTCCAACTTAACAACGGTGAGTCCTAGCAGATCAACGCATGATCCTGTTCTTCCTTGTCTATGTTCATCGGTCGACGAGTTGACCAGTAATGCAGAAACTCTCTTGTCCTCTAATGCGAAATTCCAAGCCATCTCGGCCTTAACTGTTTCCCCAGATGGTGTCTTGAACGTTGCCGATCAAGGTTCTCTTCATATTCTTGCTCTTCAACATTATTTACCCCAACACGATGAAAATGGGGAATTCAGGATACCCTTTCCGCCTTCTGGCGAAATTTATGTTTTCAATCGGTACGGACAGCATGTTGCCACCAAAGATCTGGCTTCTGATAAAACTAGGTATTCATTTTTGTATTCAAAAAATACCAGTTTTGGAAAGTTATCGACAGTGACGGACAGTTCAGGAAACAAAATACAATTCCTAAGGGATTACAGCAATATGGTTTCATCAATTGAAAACACTCAAGATCACAAATCTGAATTGAAGATCTCTGGAGTGGGGTATCTTGTTAAACTGTCTGAAAGGGGACGCTCTGAAATAGAATTAGACTACGACATGAATTCTGGACTACTGACCAGTAGATCTGGG GGCGGTGAAACTTTCATCTATCATTATGACTGGATGGGTAGAGTTACGAATGTTATCTTGCCATCTGGTGAAACTTTAGAATTATCATCCGAAATATCAGACAATAAAGAAGGATTCGAAGTAAGAATAAGCAAACCTCATTCCAAATTAACTATAATTGATGAAGCCAACAAGGGTGTTATTCTACAAAATg gagAGTCGATTATAACTGCACAGAAATTCATAAATTCAAGTCTGTATGCGATGTCTTCTTGGGGAAGTCAAGTGCAAGTATCTGCCTTGGCAAAACATCCTTTACTTGAAGCTTCTTTACCGGTAGAAGCGGAAATGCTACCGGTTTGGTCTCAACAGAGTGTTTCATCGGGGGAAGACATAACTAATAATATGTTGTTGAAATTCAGCCTTGTAGGAGACGTAAGGAATCCACAACAGACTCTTTGCAAAGAGATATTTGTTAATAACTCGAAAGTATTAGGAATCGAATTCGATCAATTTACAAGCAAGGAAACGTTTTATGATCATGATAAAATGCCCATTTTGACAATAAGTTACGATCCATCAGGTCTTCCTTTATCGTATAGACCTCACAATGGTGCAGACAGTGTGAATATTTCTTACGATCATTTCAATAG AATTGATTCATGGAAATGGGGCATATCGGAACTAAAATACAGCTATGACCGTCATGGTCTTCTCTCAGAAATCACAAGCTCTTTAGATGGTACCCAAACCTTCACCTATAACAGTTGGAACCTTCTATCCAAAATAACCTTAGCAAGCCAAAGGAGCTTCTCCCTATCCTATGACGAAGATGGTCGTTTGAGACACGTGGTCCTGCCCAGTGGTACTAGACATTCCTTCAGTCTTCAACCCTCCATAGGGTTCCTCAGGGCGACCTATACTCCTCCAGACAGCAGTCGATTTTACCTTCAGCACTTTACCCATTCGGGTCAAATCCTTCAAACAGTCTTCCCAGGTGATGGTGCGCGAGTTGTCTACAGATATCACAATGACGGAAAACTGAAGGAGGTTATCTATGGTGATGGCAAAGTTGTTTATCACTATTCCGAGATCACTGGATTACCGAGCCAAGTGTCGCATATTGAAAACGACCTGGAATACCGCTGGGACTTCCAATATGTCAGAGGATTGTTGATGGAAGAGAGAATCGACTTTAGTGCCAAAACGGCTCTGAGCAACGCCAAGTTCACATACGACTACGACAATAATTTCAGACTTGTATCTGTTCAAGGAAGAATTGGTGGACAGAATCTTCCTCCCCacattttggcctataactcaaaaactggGGGTTTACAGAATGTAGGACCATTCACAGTTAATAAATCGAAACCTAACGAAACATTAGTGTTTGACAAAAAGGCTACATTCTCTCGACATATCAATTCAAGATTTTTGGAGACGCAAGTTTCTTTGACATTCCATGGTATGGAAGTTTTCAGAATGGAATTCAGTCATGACATGCATGG CCGAATTTCTCAGACAAGAACATACACAAGAAATGTAGGAGTTAATTCCTATACAAATGTCAAAAACTATACGTGGGACTGTGATGGTCAACTTCTTGGCGTGGAAGCCCAAGAACCTTGGGGCTTCAGATATGATGACAATGGGAATATGCTATCTCTTACTTACAG GGGCAATATAATACCAATGGAATACAACTCATTAGATAGAATAATAAAGTTTGGTGAAGGACAATATAAATATGATAACAGAGGTTTAGTGATTCAAAATGCACGAGAAGAAAAGTTCCACTACAATTCTAAAGGATTATTGATAAGAGCCACTAAGCGAGGACGTTTCGATGTTAAATATTTTTATGATCACTTGGATAG ATTATCAGCCAGAAAAGACAATTATGGAAATGTTACTCAGTTCTTCTACCTTAACCCGGAACGGCCAAGGGAAGTTAATCAAATTTATTCCCCAAGAGATGGAAAGTTGATGTCTTTGGTTTATGATGACAGGGGCCATTTAATTTACGCGCAATTCTATCGTCATAAGTATTACGTAGCAACTGATCAATGCGGTACGCCAGTGATGATCTTCAACCAATATGGTGAGGGAATAAGAGAAATAATGAGGTCACCATACGGTCATATCGTATATGACTCGAATCCATATCTTTACCTGCCGATAGATTTTTGCGGTGGCCTTTTAGACCAG gtAACATCGTTGGTCCATATGCCAAATGGAAAAGTTTACGATCCTCTGATCGGACAGTGGATGTCTCCTCTTTGGGAGAATGTTTTAGAGAGAGTTTCTACTCCAACATTACTACATTTATATAGATTCAATGGAAACGATCCTATAAACATGGGAATCGATAGAAATAGACCATCAA atCACATGGAATGGTTCAACAAGTTAGGCTACGATCTGAAAAGCTTAGCTCCCCAGCTCTTCCCCGATGATCTTACAGGTGGGAAACTGCCCCCACTTCTAACCAATCCCTCAACATTTTGGAATCCATCCAAAGAATCATTGATCAGTTCCATACAACTCACTTCAACAGATATCCAATCAGGCTTTTTGGCTCATTTGAACACCAGAAAAATGAATACAGCTGAAGAACAGGCTTCCCCAACGAAGTCGGCGCTAAAATCTGATGTTATGGATCTGAAGCTTACCAAGATTGGTGCTGCATCTGAGCCGCCGTTTGGTAAAGGCATTTTGGTATCGAGGACCTCTGACAATCAAGCTGTAGTATCTAGTGTACCTGCGGCTAATGCCATCTATCGAGATGTCTATACTTCAGTGTTCAACAGGTCCTTCTTGTTGCCATTTTCCTTCGTTGTTCATAACGCTCAACAGGATGCCTTTTATTTTGTGAAGGAAGAAATTTGGAAGGCGAGCGACGACAAGGGACAGCTAAAAAGACTGCAGGGTCAGGTAAACACAACATTCCACGAAAGTTCCAAAGAGAACGGCAGTGGTAACAACTACTTTGATGTTAAAATACACGGTGCAAACGCCGTTGTCAATTTACGATACGGCACAACGATAGAAAAGGAGAAACAGCGGCTATTGCATCACGCTAAACTGTCCGCCATAAGAAAAGCGTGGCACAGAGAGAAAGAATTACTGAAAGCTGGATTCACAGGATCTGTGGAATGGACAGCCAATGAAATCGAGGAAATAATGAAGATTGGTTACCTTACTAATTATGAAGGAAATTACATACACGATGTACAACTTTATCCAGAATTGGCAGAGGATCCCTACAATATCAGATTTACGAAAAAACAGGGTGACTCTTCGAAGAAACGTAGGAAAAAGCGGGAGACGAAGAAAAAGTTATGTCATGATAAATGGTGGTTCTCTTGGAGGGGGGGAGAATGCTAG